A single window of Streptomyces cathayae DNA harbors:
- a CDS encoding adenylate kinase codes for MRIVLVGPPGAGKGTQATRLAEKLSIPHISTGDLFRANISRQTELGKLAKSYMDAGNLVPDEVTIAMAKDRMEQPDAEAGFLLDGFPRNVSQAESLDELLESEGITLDAVLDLEAPEAEVVKRIAGRRICRKDSSHVFHVTYSKPKQEGVCDVCGGELYQRDDDAEETVRTRLEVYHTQTEPIIDYYRAQGLVVTISALGPVDEVTGRALEALNRDQ; via the coding sequence ATGCGAATCGTCCTCGTCGGGCCGCCCGGTGCTGGCAAAGGCACCCAGGCCACCCGCCTTGCCGAGAAGCTGAGCATCCCCCACATCTCCACGGGCGACCTGTTCCGTGCCAATATCAGTCGGCAGACCGAGCTGGGCAAGCTCGCGAAGTCGTACATGGACGCGGGCAACCTCGTGCCGGACGAGGTCACCATCGCCATGGCGAAGGACCGTATGGAGCAGCCGGACGCCGAGGCCGGCTTCCTGCTGGACGGGTTCCCGAGGAACGTCTCCCAGGCGGAGTCGCTCGACGAGCTGCTGGAGTCCGAGGGCATCACGCTGGACGCGGTGCTCGACCTGGAGGCCCCCGAGGCCGAGGTGGTCAAGCGGATCGCCGGGCGGCGGATCTGTCGCAAGGACTCCAGCCACGTCTTCCACGTGACGTACAGCAAGCCCAAGCAGGAGGGCGTCTGCGACGTCTGCGGCGGCGAGCTGTACCAGCGCGACGACGACGCCGAGGAGACGGTGCGCACCCGGCTGGAGGTCTACCACACGCAGACCGAGCCGATCATCGACTACTACCGGGCCCAGGGCCTGGTAGTGACGATCTCGGCGCTGGGTCCGGTCGACGAGGTCACCGGGCGTGCGCTGGAGGCGCTCAACCGGGATCAGTGA